One Drosophila ananassae strain 14024-0371.13 chromosome Y unlocalized genomic scaffold, ASM1763931v2 tig00000150, whole genome shotgun sequence genomic window, ATGCAAACTCATAGATCGAGCTACGCTGCACGAATCAACATGTCACGCGCCTCAACGTAAAATCAACGCGATTTTATCCTACGACACGAGCAACCAATACCCTAGGTTGCTTCACGAATACCGCGATCTCGCAACGATCAACTAGAACCGGCTGTCAGCAGAGTCCGAAGTAACGCACTTCATCTCGACCAATCTACTACCCGCCTACTCACGCCCTCGCCCGTCGACTAGCGCCCGACAAACTCAAAGCTGTACAAACTGAGTTCTCCTACCTCATCGAAAAAGGAATTTGTCGCCCCTCAAAAAGCCACTAGTCCATTACACCTGGTAAAGAAAACAAACGGAGAGTGGCGACCATGCGGCGACTACCGAGCACTAAAAAACGTAACAGTGCCGGATCGATACCCTATTCCGTACATACTGGATGTAACAATCATCCTACAcggtaaaaagatattttcaaaaatcgacctGCAAAAAGCGTATCACCAGATTCCTGTCGAACCGCAAGATATTCTCAAAACAGCAATTTTCAATGTCTTTTGGGCTATTCTAATTCTTGTTCAAGGCACTCGGCTTACGCAACGCAGCGCAAACTGTTCAGCGTCACATAAACAACGTAATGCAAGATCTCGACTTTGTTTTCGCATACATCGACGACATTCTGATCGCTTCAGAATCCGAGGAGCAGCACGAGACGCACCTCCGTACGACCCTTGACCGCCTTCGAAAGGCACATCTCACAGTGAACTTCGAGAAGTGCCAATTTGGTAAATCACAACTCACGTTCCTGGGACATGGCATCAGCCAGCACGGTTTGAAACCATCCGAAGCCAAAGTGGAAGCCATCCGCCACTTTAAAAAACCGCTTATagctaaaaatttaaaaaagtttctggGTATGATCAACTTCTATCGGCCGTTTATCCCACGTGCTGCTGATAACCAACACATACTCCAGACGCTAATCCAAGGCAATAAAATAAACGACAAAACCCCGATACTCTGGTCTACGGAAGCCGACCACGCATTCGACGCGTGCTAGAACGAGCTTGCAAACGCTACATTGCTGAGCTACATGGCACTAACTCGCAATTAACACTAACCACCGATGCCTCCGATGACGCCATGGGTGCCGCATCAGATTGTCAACGACCAGACGCAAGCACTGGGTTTCTTCTCAAAGAAATTCACACCGACGCAAAAGACATACAGCACCTACGATAGAGAACTGACTGCCATCTATCAGGCCATTTTGCACTTCAAGTTCGTATTGGAGGGCAGAAAATTCATAATCTTCACCGACCACAAGCCGCTGATGTACgctttcaatcaaaacagcAAGAAAGCATCACCGCGACGCGCGCGGCAACTGGATTTCATCAGCCACATTACAGGAGCGGAAAACGACGTGGCTGATCTTCTCTCACGCATCGAAGCCATCAAACACATAGACTTCGACGAGATGGCACTGGAACAGGAAAACGACGACGAACTACAATCGCTCAATCGCTCAACTCaattctgatccagaaaatACCGTCTCACTAAAGAAATTTTCCGTTTCAGGCTCAAACAAGCAATTGTACTGCCACGTCGCCAATAACCAGCTATGCCCATTCGTGCCCAGATGCCTACCCTAAACCGTGGTTAAGGCGACAAATAAATTGGTCGCCAAACACTATGTTTGGCCCCACATGGCGAAGGATGTTGCTAAAATCGTACGCTCTTGCATACCGTGTCAAAAAGCCAAAATCCAAAGACACACCAAAAATCGCCACTGGGAGAGTATGCCTCCACCGACGCCCGTTTCGAACATATCAACATCGACCTCGTTGGCCCACTGCCATCATCGAACGGATACCGATACTGCCTCACGTGTATCGATCGCTTCTCAAGATGGCCCGCAGCAATTTCCTTAGTCGACATCACAGCACAATCTGTGGCCAACGCACTGATTTCGGGCTGGTTCTCTCTGTACGGAATCCCACTCCACATCACAACGGAATTAGGCCGACAATTTGAGTCCACACTGTTCCAAAAGCTCGCCAAAATTTGCGGTTTTAAGCACCTGCGCACGACAGCGTACCACCCACAAGCCAACTGGATGGTCGAACGCTGGCACAGAACATTAAAAGCTGCCTTAAAATCCGCCGATCCACTCAACTGGAGCAGTTCCCTGCACTTAATCCTCCTAGGCCTACGTACAACAGTTAAAAGCGACATCGGTCTGAGCCCAGCTGAAATGGTTTATGGCACCGCTCTACGGATCCCTGTCGGATTTTTtacaccaaacacacaaaaacataccGAATCCGAGATCGCCGagactcttcaaaaaaccatATCTCAGCTACCAACCACTAAGCCAGTGCACCATCATACACCGCAAGAATTTGAGAACCCGGATTTAAACCATTGTACCCGCGTCTTCGTCAGAGTGGATCGAGTCAAAACCCCCCTGGAAGCAAACTACGAGGGTCCGTTCGAAATGTTAGCAAAGCACGACAAGTACTTTACGCTCAAAGGACACACAAAGGACATCAAGGTTTCGATCGACCGACCTAAACCAGCATACATCTCCAAAACGAATCACCTCCGACTCAAGAGAAAACGACAGCACCAACTGCCCAGCCAACCGAGCAGTTATCAAGATCAGGACGACGAGTCAGATTCCCAGCAAAGTATCTTTGCCACAGTACCCTCCTAGAGCTCTAGGAGCTTATACATaacttataagtaaactcagtcttttggggtTCCCAACtaatcttcttatctggatttcgagctacttatctgggagaacccaacgggttttcttaaaaaatgttaCCTCGCgcttagtccgcgccacatctggggtgccccaaggaagtcatcttggacccctactttttacactgtttattaacgacttgccccttgccttaaatAATTCATTTGTACTTATGCACGCTGTTGACtttatgccttcagtataaatctactagtgcccagtctagacttcaatccgatttggataaacttcaaaattggtgtttagcgaataacttaaagcttaatggatcgaaatttaaactcatgtctttttaccgatctagtcctcaacaggctatgtactttattattaactcaggttaacaaTCTGGGTgccctattagatttgagactgaaatttaccgaccatatatctacgaTGGTTAATAatgctatgggtgtgcttggttttattaaaagatggtcaaaagaatttaatgacccgtacataactagaacgttatatacatcactggtccgtccgattttTGAGTAtagatcgtgtgtctggagttctcaatatggagtacaccaagatcacattgaatctgtacaaaaaaacttccttacttttgctcttaggggacttaattggaatgcaaatctttacctcccctcttatcgcaGTAGACTTTTAATAAACAACTTACCAtaattaacaaatcgtagaacgatgctgggtgtcatgtttctatacaatcttatttatgtaaatatagacagccagcatttactaacacgcttaatttttaacgttcctagtagaaggactagaaactttcgtcctcgactcctcagccattgtagatcgacatatgcccaacacgatccgtgcagggtattatgttcgcactacaatggtctctaccacatcttgtcactttgctccatcATCAAtattaaatcgcttatattaaacgccttatctgagCATCaatcttcctcgtgatatctttcttctcctcgcttaaactatctcggatctattcccgcgattcgagccatACCTTACGTGGCAGCGTctctcggtcggttggacgggtagtgggctgtacgtatgcagtgggaaccgcg contains:
- the LOC123258243 gene encoding uncharacterized protein LOC123258243 — its product is MPPPTPVSNISTSTSLAHCHHRTDTDTASPQSVANALISGWFSLYGIPLHITTELGRQFESTLFQKLAKICGFKHLRTTAYHPQANWMVERWHRTLKAALKSADPLNWSSSLHLILLGLRTTVKSDIGLSPAEMVYGTALRIPVGFFTPNTQKHTESEIAETLQKTISQLPTTKPVHHHTPQEFENPDLNHCTRVFVRVDRVKTPLEANYEGPFEMLAKHDKYFTLKGHTKDIKVSIDRPKPAYISKTNHLRLKRKRQHQLPSQPSSYQDQDDESDSQQSIFATVPS